One Novipirellula artificiosorum DNA window includes the following coding sequences:
- a CDS encoding efflux RND transporter permease subunit, giving the protein MLNSIIRLSLRYRSLVVVVSLLLLVYGSYLATELPIDVFPDLDRPRVVLITECPGLATEEVETLVTQPIEIALLGANGVQAVRSQTTAGLNVIYIEFDWKTEIRAARQTVQERLAALEGILPAEIRPQMTPPASIMGQIVVAGIYRQRGPTGGQLAPIDKTQMMAELVFDRSKNGRVLAWKAVDRHAPETWQSVVVDDVHWSDGDPPASANSIVDSAHATLIIAGADYSTTFFSSDRQHRELRTVTDWVIRPRLLKTTGIAEVFMQGGDRKQYQILINPTALLEYNVTLQDVERALRESNINTSGGFAVTGETERPIRILGRLGPDARVVLDDLRKIPVRNHPRRPVLLEQVARVTEGSQFKRGDGSVNGRMGIVFTVVKQPHVDTRDLTDRVVEAFTEVESSLPADVVVNAELFQLRNFIDRGIFNVAEAIAIGAVLVVIVLFLFLLNFRTTFITLTAIPLSLVLTTIVFRLIGWMTGSELSINVMTLGGIAVAMGELVDDAIVDVENIFRRLQENNKLPMNDLRSKIREEDNPSSNMKTRKSSLAVVYDASLEIRSSILFGTGVVILAFLPLFALSGVEGRLFSPLGLAYIVSILASFLVSMTVTPVLSYYLLPQ; this is encoded by the coding sequence ATGCTCAATTCCATAATTAGACTATCGCTCCGCTACCGCTCGTTGGTTGTTGTGGTCAGCCTACTTTTGCTGGTCTACGGCAGCTATCTGGCGACGGAACTTCCTATTGATGTTTTTCCTGACCTCGATCGACCGCGTGTTGTCCTGATTACCGAGTGTCCGGGACTGGCGACTGAGGAAGTGGAAACACTTGTCACACAGCCGATTGAAATTGCGTTGCTTGGCGCAAACGGCGTGCAAGCGGTTCGCAGTCAGACCACAGCCGGCTTGAATGTCATCTACATCGAGTTCGATTGGAAAACGGAGATTCGCGCCGCGAGACAAACCGTTCAGGAGCGATTGGCGGCACTCGAAGGAATCCTGCCAGCGGAGATCCGGCCCCAGATGACACCGCCCGCTTCGATCATGGGACAGATCGTTGTCGCGGGGATTTATCGTCAAAGGGGTCCGACAGGCGGCCAATTGGCTCCGATTGACAAGACTCAAATGATGGCCGAGCTGGTTTTCGACAGAAGTAAAAATGGACGAGTGCTGGCGTGGAAAGCTGTCGACCGACATGCCCCTGAGACCTGGCAAAGCGTGGTTGTCGACGATGTTCATTGGAGTGACGGCGATCCACCCGCTTCAGCCAACTCCATTGTGGATTCGGCACACGCGACGCTGATCATCGCTGGCGCCGACTACTCCACGACGTTCTTTTCCTCCGATCGCCAACACCGTGAACTGAGAACGGTCACCGATTGGGTCATTCGGCCTCGACTACTGAAGACAACCGGCATTGCAGAAGTCTTTATGCAAGGTGGCGATCGGAAACAATATCAAATACTGATCAACCCCACCGCACTTCTGGAGTACAACGTCACTCTGCAAGACGTCGAGCGAGCACTCCGTGAAAGTAACATCAATACCAGCGGTGGTTTTGCCGTCACAGGTGAAACCGAGCGCCCAATTCGCATTCTCGGGCGGCTCGGACCGGACGCTCGCGTGGTCCTTGACGATTTAAGAAAGATACCCGTTCGCAACCATCCTCGCCGTCCGGTCTTATTGGAGCAAGTGGCTCGTGTCACCGAAGGCTCACAGTTCAAACGCGGCGACGGCAGCGTCAATGGTCGCATGGGGATCGTCTTCACGGTCGTCAAACAACCGCATGTGGATACACGAGATTTGACCGATCGAGTCGTTGAAGCGTTTACGGAAGTCGAATCGTCACTTCCCGCAGATGTTGTCGTCAACGCGGAACTATTCCAGCTTAGAAATTTCATTGATCGAGGGATCTTCAATGTTGCCGAGGCGATCGCAATCGGAGCAGTATTGGTGGTCATCGTTCTGTTTCTGTTTTTACTGAATTTCCGCACGACGTTTATCACCTTGACTGCGATTCCGCTCTCGTTGGTGCTGACCACAATCGTTTTTCGGTTGATCGGCTGGATGACCGGCAGCGAGCTTTCGATCAACGTGATGACGCTTGGAGGCATCGCGGTCGCGATGGGTGAATTGGTGGATGATGCGATCGTGGACGTCGAGAACATTTTCCGACGACTACAAGAGAACAACAAATTGCCGATGAATGATTTGCGATCGAAGATTAGGGAAGAAGACAATCCAAGTTCGAACATGAAGACTCGAAAATCCTCGCTCGCCGTCGTTTACGACGCGAGCCTTGAGATTCGCAGTTCAATTCTGTTCGGAACGGGCGTTGTCATCTTGGCGTTCTTACCTTTGTTCGCGTTGTCGGGAGTCGAAGGTCGGTTGTTTTCACCACTCGGTCTGGCTTACATCGTTTCCATTCTGGCGTCTTTCCTGGTTTCGATGACAGTGACCCCCGTACTCTCCTACTACTTGCTACCTCAAT